A portion of the Cyanobium sp. PCC 7001 genome contains these proteins:
- the gatA gene encoding Asp-tRNA(Asn)/Glu-tRNA(Gln) amidotransferase subunit GatA: MGIAEWREQLERGEVSARELTDHHLARIDAVDGSVKAFLTVTAERARADADRIDAARAAGEPLSPLAGIPLAIKDNLCTAGIATTCSSRMLESFVPPYESTVTERLWQAGAVLLGKTNLDEFAMGSSTETSAFGPSHNPWDPERVPGGSSGGSAAAVAAGECVAALGSDTGGSIRQPAAFCGVVGLKPTYGRVSRYGLVAFASSLDQVGPFTRSVADAAELLQVIAGPDPRDSTCLRLPVPDYRTALRQPVAGLRVGVVRECLEAEGLQAEVKASVLAAASQLEALGCELVDVSCPRFNDGIATYYVIAPSEASANLARYDGVKYGHRAEGVENLAEMTARSRAEGFGDEVQRRILIGTYALSAGYVDAYYKKAQQVRTLIRRDFDRAFEQVDVLLTPTSPTTAFAFGAHTDDPLAMYLADLLTIPANMAGVPAISVPCGFDQRGLPIGVQFITNVLEEGRLLQVAHHYELAARVMERRPEAALAV, translated from the coding sequence ATGGGCATCGCCGAATGGCGTGAGCAGCTGGAGCGCGGCGAGGTGTCCGCCCGCGAGCTCACCGACCACCACCTGGCGCGGATCGACGCGGTGGACGGCAGTGTGAAGGCCTTCCTCACCGTCACGGCCGAGCGGGCCCGGGCCGACGCCGATCGGATCGATGCGGCCCGGGCGGCCGGTGAGCCCTTGTCGCCGCTGGCCGGCATTCCGCTCGCCATCAAGGACAACCTCTGCACCGCGGGGATCGCCACCACCTGCTCCAGCCGCATGCTGGAGAGCTTCGTGCCGCCCTACGAGTCCACCGTCACGGAGCGGCTGTGGCAGGCCGGCGCCGTGCTGCTCGGCAAGACCAATCTCGATGAGTTCGCCATGGGCAGCTCCACCGAGACCTCCGCCTTCGGGCCCAGCCACAACCCCTGGGACCCGGAGCGGGTGCCCGGCGGCAGCTCCGGGGGCAGTGCCGCAGCCGTGGCGGCCGGTGAATGCGTGGCCGCCCTCGGCTCCGACACGGGTGGCTCCATCCGTCAGCCGGCGGCCTTCTGCGGGGTGGTGGGTCTCAAGCCCACCTACGGCCGGGTGAGCCGCTACGGGCTGGTGGCCTTCGCCAGCTCTCTCGACCAGGTGGGCCCCTTCACGCGCAGCGTTGCGGACGCTGCCGAACTGCTGCAGGTGATCGCCGGGCCCGATCCGCGGGATTCCACCTGCCTGCGGTTGCCCGTGCCGGACTACCGCACCGCCCTGCGTCAGCCCGTGGCGGGCCTGCGGGTGGGCGTGGTGCGCGAGTGCCTCGAGGCGGAGGGTCTCCAGGCCGAGGTGAAGGCCTCCGTGCTGGCCGCTGCCAGCCAGCTCGAAGCCCTGGGCTGCGAGCTGGTGGACGTGAGCTGCCCGCGCTTCAACGACGGCATCGCCACCTACTACGTGATTGCGCCCTCGGAGGCGTCCGCCAACCTGGCCCGCTACGACGGGGTGAAGTACGGCCACCGCGCCGAGGGGGTGGAGAATCTGGCCGAGATGACGGCCCGAAGCCGTGCCGAAGGCTTCGGCGACGAGGTGCAGCGCCGCATCCTGATCGGCACCTATGCCCTCTCGGCGGGCTATGTGGACGCCTACTACAAGAAGGCCCAGCAGGTGCGCACCCTGATCCGCCGCGACTTCGACCGGGCCTTCGAGCAGGTGGACGTGCTGCTGACACCCACCTCGCCCACCACCGCCTTCGCCTTCGGGGCCCACACCGATGACCCGCTGGCCATGTACCTGGCCGACCTGCTCACCATTCCGGCGAACATGGCGGGGGTGCCGGCCATCAGTGTGCCCTGCGGCTTCGATCAGCGCGGCCTGCCGATCGGCGTGCAGTTCATCACCAACGTGCTGGAGGAGGGCAGGCTGCTGCAGGTGGCCCACCACTACGAGCTGGCGGCGCGGGTGATGGAGCGGCGGCCGGAGGCGGCGCTCGCCGTCTGA
- a CDS encoding DUF1816 domain-containing protein: MNPLLWPVRSCANGLGLAWWARVRTQSPDVTYWFGPFVRRRTLEAELPAFVEDLRAEAPASLEVELLRTRRGEPLTELG; encoded by the coding sequence ATGAACCCCTTGCTCTGGCCTGTGCGCAGCTGCGCCAACGGTCTGGGTCTGGCCTGGTGGGCCCGGGTGCGCACGCAGTCGCCCGATGTCACCTACTGGTTCGGTCCCTTCGTGCGCCGCCGCACCCTCGAAGCCGAGCTGCCGGCCTTCGTCGAGGACCTGCGCGCCGAAGCCCCGGCTTCCCTTGAGGTGGAGCTGCTGCGCACCCGCCGCGGCGAGCCCCTCACCGAGCTGGGCTGA
- the rlmB gene encoding 23S rRNA (guanosine(2251)-2'-O)-methyltransferase RlmB, whose translation MSPRFERRPDKRTGTGGRGAARPGRDNAWQGKRDRSREVRRPGTGPDAEGGAARRGSAGGGWERARPATPRSQGERGSFVRRSPSRASGGGRDGRSRDGGSREWGAGPARRDAPARGPARRYDAARGGGTDRSDVPARRYGSSAAPIREAREPANQRSIEPEADQHGQDQPADLIWGRHSAQAALESGRPIHRIWCTAEMRFSPRFLQLLREAKSSGVLVEEVTWARLGQLTGGAVHQGIVLQTAAAETLDLPSLIEGCRGIGEPPLLMALDGITDPHNLGAIARSAEALGAHGLVLPQRRSAGLTGSVAKVAAGALEHLPVARVVNLNRALDSLKQEGYRVIGLASEGSVSLEQADLEGPLVIVTGSEADGLAMLTRKHCDQLVSIPLRGATPSLNASVATALLLYEVARRGWMKGLKGGQPAPRLQRPRMPVAAASEPGPVPSQAAQAGADRPEPAQPEAVDAEPLHHGAAQPEGHQLAGLDASVQASGHAERAVASATEAPPAAAPPAAAPPAAAAPATEAPAGEAAIPETPLPEPVSDAPAGQVPDAEPAPAPEDPWGATRAAALSFARDVQL comes from the coding sequence ATGAGCCCGCGATTCGAACGCCGTCCGGACAAACGGACGGGGACAGGGGGCCGTGGGGCCGCACGGCCAGGCCGTGACAATGCCTGGCAGGGGAAACGCGACCGCAGCCGCGAGGTGCGCCGCCCCGGCACCGGTCCGGACGCTGAGGGCGGCGCGGCGCGGCGGGGATCAGCCGGCGGTGGCTGGGAACGGGCCCGCCCGGCAACCCCCCGCAGCCAGGGGGAGCGGGGATCCTTCGTACGGCGCTCGCCCAGCCGCGCCAGCGGTGGAGGCCGGGACGGGCGCAGCCGTGATGGCGGCAGCCGTGAGTGGGGGGCGGGACCTGCCCGCCGGGATGCGCCCGCCAGGGGGCCGGCCCGGCGCTACGACGCTGCCCGTGGCGGCGGCACGGACCGCAGCGATGTCCCCGCTCGCCGCTACGGCAGCTCCGCGGCACCGATCCGTGAGGCCCGGGAGCCCGCCAACCAGCGCTCCATCGAGCCCGAGGCGGACCAGCACGGCCAGGACCAACCCGCCGACCTGATCTGGGGCCGCCATTCCGCCCAGGCGGCCCTGGAGAGCGGCCGACCGATCCACCGGATCTGGTGCACGGCCGAAATGCGCTTCAGCCCCCGCTTCCTGCAGCTGCTCCGTGAGGCCAAGAGTTCCGGCGTGCTGGTGGAGGAGGTCACCTGGGCGCGGCTGGGGCAGCTCACCGGCGGCGCCGTGCACCAGGGCATCGTGCTGCAGACCGCGGCCGCCGAGACGCTCGATCTGCCCAGCCTGATCGAGGGGTGCCGGGGCATCGGGGAGCCGCCGCTGCTGATGGCCCTCGATGGCATCACCGATCCCCACAACCTCGGTGCGATCGCCCGCAGTGCCGAGGCCCTCGGCGCCCATGGCCTGGTCCTCCCCCAGCGCCGGAGCGCCGGACTCACCGGCTCGGTGGCCAAGGTGGCTGCCGGAGCCCTGGAACACCTGCCGGTGGCCCGGGTGGTGAACCTCAACCGCGCGCTCGACAGCCTCAAGCAGGAGGGGTACCGCGTGATCGGGCTGGCCTCGGAGGGCAGCGTGAGCCTCGAGCAGGCCGATCTGGAGGGTCCTCTGGTGATCGTCACCGGCTCCGAGGCCGACGGGCTCGCCATGCTCACCCGCAAGCACTGCGACCAGTTGGTGAGCATTCCGCTGCGGGGTGCCACCCCCAGTCTCAATGCCTCGGTGGCCACGGCCCTGCTGCTCTACGAGGTGGCCCGCCGCGGCTGGATGAAGGGGCTGAAGGGAGGCCAGCCTGCACCCCGGCTGCAGCGGCCCCGCATGCCCGTGGCCGCCGCCAGCGAACCTGGGCCCGTGCCATCCCAGGCCGCTCAGGCCGGAGCTGATCGCCCCGAACCCGCTCAACCGGAAGCGGTTGACGCAGAGCCGCTGCACCACGGGGCCGCCCAGCCTGAAGGCCACCAGCTCGCCGGCCTTGACGCCAGCGTTCAGGCCTCCGGTCACGCCGAGCGGGCGGTCGCCTCGGCCACGGAGGCACCACCTGCCGCGGCACCACCTGCCGCGGCACCACCTGCCGCGGCAGCACCGGCAACGGAAGCTCCGGCTGGTGAAGCGGCGATCCCTGAAACGCCCCTGCCCGAGCCCGTTTCCGACGCCCCAGCCGGTCAGGTCCCTGACGCTGAACCCGCCCCGGCGCCCGAGGATCCATGGGGCGCCACCCGGGCTGCCGCGCTGAGCTTCGCCCGTGACGTGCAGTTGTGA
- a CDS encoding ribonuclease III domain-containing protein: MRGLQPRRPAGELGVLQLAWLGDAVWELHQRLNRCREAARALDLHRQVVASVRADAQARQLERLDPWLQSSERELVRRARNRAGRGPRGGDPAAYARATGFEALLGWLFLHDPERLVELLDHLEDNNP, from the coding sequence CTGAGGGGGCTCCAGCCCCGGCGCCCCGCCGGTGAGCTGGGCGTGCTGCAGCTGGCCTGGCTGGGGGATGCGGTATGGGAGCTGCATCAACGGTTGAATCGCTGTCGTGAAGCCGCCCGGGCCCTGGATCTGCACCGTCAGGTGGTGGCCTCAGTGCGGGCCGACGCCCAGGCCCGCCAGCTCGAGCGCCTGGATCCCTGGCTCCAGAGCAGTGAGCGGGAGCTGGTGCGGCGGGCCCGCAACAGGGCTGGCAGGGGGCCGAGGGGAGGGGATCCGGCGGCCTACGCCAGGGCCACGGGCTTCGAGGCGTTGCTCGGCTGGTTGTTCCTCCACGATCCTGAGCGGCTGGTCGAGCTGCTAGATCACTTGGAGGACAACAATCCATAA
- a CDS encoding STAS domain-containing protein encodes MPAISLHSPQNSQGGGAINDLQRLTVSLRGGFEQQARCQLFRFTGQLDAYSDKQFGTFIAEHRSPGQPLVVDLSHIDFIDSSGLGALVQLAKQCNADKQTFLVVGNARVVQTVKLVRLEDYLHLQPDLATALDSLAA; translated from the coding sequence ATGCCGGCCATCTCTCTACACTCCCCGCAGAACAGCCAAGGGGGCGGAGCCATCAACGACCTGCAGCGTCTGACGGTGTCACTGCGCGGCGGCTTCGAGCAGCAGGCCCGCTGCCAGCTCTTTCGGTTCACCGGGCAGCTGGATGCCTACTCCGACAAGCAGTTCGGAACCTTCATCGCCGAGCACCGCAGCCCCGGCCAGCCCCTGGTGGTGGATCTCAGCCACATCGACTTCATCGATTCCTCCGGCCTCGGTGCCCTGGTGCAGCTCGCCAAGCAGTGCAACGCCGACAAGCAGACCTTTCTGGTGGTGGGCAATGCCCGGGTGGTGCAGACCGTGAAATTGGTGCGGCTGGAGGACTACCTCCATCTCCAGCCCGATCTGGCCACCGCGCTTGACAGCCTCGCCGCCTGA
- the carA gene encoding glutamine-hydrolyzing carbamoyl-phosphate synthase small subunit: MLADGTLLRGEAFGAIGTAIGEVVFNTGMTGYQEVMTDPSYSGQLVTFTYPELGNTGVNAADQEADHPHVRGVIARQLAPVASSWRAESDLSAWLQSHGVVGIRGVDTRALVRHLREGGAINGAISSDGTSPQELLNQVVAAPSMQGLDLASTVTTPEPYTWDQPCVAAFDTRMQVNPERPYRVVAIDFGIKRAILDRLVAHGCVVTVLPATASLEQVLSHDPEGVFLSNGPGDPAAVTTGVELARGLLQQPNLPVFGICMGHQILALALGGRSFKLGYGHRGLNHPCGSPGQVEITSQNHGFAIEADSLPADRVEITHLNLNDRTVAALALRDQPVFGIQYHPEASPGPHDADHHFARFATLMAERRG; encoded by the coding sequence GTGCTCGCCGACGGCACCCTGCTGCGCGGTGAAGCCTTCGGTGCCATCGGCACGGCCATCGGCGAGGTGGTGTTCAACACGGGCATGACCGGTTATCAGGAGGTGATGACCGACCCGAGCTACTCCGGGCAGCTGGTCACCTTCACCTACCCCGAACTGGGCAACACGGGGGTGAACGCCGCCGACCAGGAGGCCGACCATCCCCACGTGCGGGGGGTGATCGCGCGCCAGCTGGCCCCTGTGGCCAGCAGCTGGCGGGCCGAGTCCGATCTCAGTGCATGGCTGCAGAGCCATGGCGTGGTGGGCATCCGCGGTGTGGACACCCGCGCCCTGGTACGCCACCTGCGGGAGGGCGGCGCCATCAACGGGGCGATCAGCAGCGACGGCACCAGCCCGCAGGAGCTGCTGAACCAGGTGGTGGCGGCCCCCTCGATGCAGGGGCTCGACCTGGCGTCCACCGTCACCACCCCTGAGCCCTACACCTGGGACCAGCCCTGCGTGGCCGCCTTCGACACCCGCATGCAGGTGAACCCCGAGCGTCCCTACCGGGTGGTGGCGATCGACTTCGGCATCAAGCGGGCCATCCTGGATCGCCTCGTGGCCCATGGCTGCGTGGTCACGGTGCTGCCGGCCACCGCCAGCCTCGAGCAGGTGCTGAGCCACGATCCCGAAGGGGTGTTCCTCTCCAACGGCCCCGGCGACCCGGCCGCGGTCACCACCGGCGTGGAGCTGGCGCGCGGGTTGCTGCAGCAACCGAACCTGCCCGTGTTCGGGATCTGCATGGGACACCAGATCCTGGCCCTCGCCCTCGGGGGACGGAGCTTCAAGCTGGGCTACGGCCACCGCGGCCTCAACCATCCCTGCGGCAGCCCTGGCCAGGTGGAGATCACCAGCCAGAACCACGGTTTCGCCATCGAGGCCGACTCCCTTCCAGCCGATCGGGTGGAGATCACCCACCTCAACCTCAACGACCGCACGGTGGCGGCCCTGGCGCTGCGCGACCAGCCCGTGTTCGGCATCCAATACCACCCGGAGGCCAGCCCCGGGCCTCACGACGCCGACCACCACTTCGCCCGTTTTGCGACGCTGATGGCCGAGCGCCGCGGCTGA
- the trpD gene encoding anthranilate phosphoribosyltransferase, producing the protein MAPALTWPALLETLLQGRDLSAAEADALMRGWLAEEIPPVLTGALLAALRAKGVGAEELAAMAAVLRQACALEATALPPIELVDTCGTGGDGADSFNISTAVAFVAAACGVAVAKHGNRSASGRVGSADVLEALGVHLQAPQEQVLAALPAAGVTFLFAPGWHPALVGLAPLRRSLGVRTVFNLLGPLVNPLRPAAQVLGVARPELLDPMAGALARLGLRRAVVVHGAGGLDEASLAGVNALRLVENGQVRPDSLDPASLGMAPAPVSALAGGDLATNQAILEAVLQGRGTQPQQDVVALNAALVLWAAGVVDSPAEGCEPARQAMADGTAWERLLALREALAPA; encoded by the coding sequence ATGGCTCCCGCTCTGACCTGGCCGGCCCTGCTGGAGACCCTGCTGCAGGGGCGTGACCTGTCGGCGGCGGAGGCGGACGCGCTGATGCGGGGCTGGCTGGCGGAGGAGATTCCCCCGGTGCTCACCGGTGCCCTGCTGGCGGCCCTGCGGGCCAAGGGGGTGGGGGCCGAGGAGCTGGCCGCCATGGCGGCCGTGCTGCGTCAGGCCTGCGCCCTGGAGGCGACGGCCCTGCCCCCCATCGAGCTGGTGGACACCTGCGGCACCGGGGGTGACGGCGCCGACAGCTTCAACATCTCCACGGCGGTGGCCTTCGTGGCCGCAGCCTGCGGCGTGGCGGTGGCCAAGCACGGCAACCGCAGCGCCAGCGGCCGGGTCGGCTCCGCTGACGTGCTCGAGGCCCTGGGCGTTCATCTGCAGGCCCCCCAGGAGCAGGTGCTGGCGGCGCTGCCGGCAGCGGGGGTGACCTTTCTGTTCGCCCCGGGGTGGCATCCGGCGCTGGTGGGCCTGGCACCGCTGCGGCGCAGTCTGGGCGTGCGCACGGTGTTCAACCTGCTGGGCCCTCTGGTGAATCCGCTGCGGCCCGCCGCCCAGGTGCTGGGCGTGGCGCGGCCCGAGCTGCTGGACCCCATGGCCGGAGCCCTGGCCCGCCTCGGGTTGCGCCGTGCCGTGGTGGTGCATGGGGCCGGCGGCCTGGATGAGGCCTCCCTGGCTGGGGTGAACGCGCTGCGGCTGGTGGAGAACGGCCAGGTACGCCCGGACAGCCTGGACCCCGCCAGCCTCGGCATGGCGCCCGCTCCCGTGAGCGCACTGGCCGGAGGGGATCTGGCCACCAACCAGGCCATTCTCGAGGCGGTGCTGCAGGGCCGGGGCACCCAGCCGCAGCAGGATGTGGTGGCGCTCAACGCGGCCCTGGTGCTGTGGGCGGCCGGCGTGGTGGACAGTCCGGCCGAGGGTTGCGAGCCGGCCCGCCAGGCGATGGCGGATGGGACGGCCTGGGAGCGGCTGCTGGCCTTGAGGGAAGCCCTGGCACCGGCCTGA
- a CDS encoding DUF3288 family protein, whose amino-acid sequence MPPSAPSQPGADGAPLQSHPLQAQDRAVVDRLLAADPPTDADLVDAARLLMRYEGFPGAHDIQDDLAKTLRFWQLDRDALHARTRAIWAQGYRPAPAASEAVGSGFDTASQEG is encoded by the coding sequence ATGCCCCCGTCTGCCCCATCCCAGCCCGGCGCCGATGGTGCGCCCCTCCAGAGCCATCCGCTCCAGGCCCAGGACCGGGCGGTGGTGGATCGGCTGCTGGCCGCCGACCCACCGACGGACGCCGATCTGGTGGATGCCGCGCGCCTGCTGATGCGTTACGAAGGATTTCCCGGCGCCCACGACATCCAGGACGATCTGGCCAAGACCCTGCGGTTCTGGCAGCTCGATCGCGACGCCCTCCACGCCCGCACCCGTGCCATCTGGGCTCAGGGCTACAGGCCCGCTCCCGCAGCCTCGGAAGCCGTGGGCTCAGGGTTCGACACCGCCTCCCAGGAGGGTTGA
- a CDS encoding ABC transporter ATP-binding protein encodes MAAFRLDLIRRYLRPHRRTVLLGVAALVVVNLLSVSIPLLVRRVIDDLQDGFSLRDVLLQAALIMGLATAMGAVRLLSRLLVFGVGRQVEADLKQTIFDHLLLQEPGWVQTAGSGEVISRATSDVENVRRLLGFAVLSLTNTALAYSLTLPAMLSIDPWLSLAAVGLYPLMLITVRLFGGRMMRQQRRQQEALAGLSDLIQEDLSGISAIKIYGQEATEQEAFAGRNRRYRDAALGLARTRSTLFPLLEGISSISLLLLLALGSGQLESGRLTIGDLVALILFVERLVFPTALLGFTLNTFQTGQVSLERIEELLRRQPLITSPAQPQPLRQRGRGALEARGLTVRYPEAPRPALVDVSFRLEPGELVAVVGPVGCGKTTLARAIGRMVDVAPNELWLDGVDITRLSLEDLRGQVALVPQEGYLFTATLADNLRYGEPDAPMQAVETAAREARLEADVKGFPDGYRTLVGERGITLSGGQRQRTALGRALLVEAPLLVLDDALASVDNTTAAQILRTIRSQGQQQEGSRPGRTILMISHQLSAAAACDRILVLEAGRLVQEGDHETLLAMPGTYRRLWAREQATEQLRAAG; translated from the coding sequence GTGGCCGCCTTCCGGCTCGATCTGATCCGACGCTATCTGCGACCCCACCGGCGCACGGTGCTGTTGGGCGTCGCGGCGCTGGTGGTGGTGAACCTGCTGAGCGTCAGCATCCCCCTGCTGGTGCGGCGGGTGATCGACGACCTCCAGGACGGCTTCTCCCTGCGGGATGTGCTGCTGCAGGCGGCCCTGATCATGGGCCTGGCCACCGCGATGGGTGCCGTGCGGCTGCTGTCGCGGCTGCTGGTGTTCGGCGTGGGTCGCCAGGTGGAGGCCGACCTCAAGCAGACCATCTTCGATCACCTGCTGCTGCAGGAACCCGGCTGGGTGCAGACCGCCGGCAGCGGCGAGGTGATCAGCCGCGCCACCAGCGACGTGGAGAACGTGCGGCGGCTGCTGGGCTTCGCCGTGCTCAGCCTCACCAACACGGCCCTGGCCTACAGCCTCACCCTGCCGGCGATGCTGTCGATCGATCCCTGGCTCAGCCTGGCGGCCGTGGGGCTCTACCCACTGATGCTGATCACGGTGCGGCTGTTCGGCGGCCGCATGATGCGGCAGCAGCGGCGCCAGCAGGAGGCGCTGGCGGGCCTCAGCGACCTGATCCAGGAGGATCTCTCCGGCATCAGCGCCATCAAGATCTACGGCCAGGAGGCCACCGAGCAGGAGGCCTTCGCCGGGCGCAACCGCCGCTACCGCGATGCCGCCCTCGGACTGGCTCGCACCCGCAGCACCCTCTTCCCGCTGCTGGAGGGCATCTCCTCGATCAGCCTGCTGCTGCTGCTGGCCCTGGGCAGCGGCCAGCTGGAGAGCGGCCGGCTCACCATCGGCGATCTGGTGGCCCTGATCCTGTTCGTGGAACGGCTGGTGTTTCCCACCGCCTTGCTCGGCTTCACCCTCAACACCTTCCAGACGGGCCAGGTGAGCCTGGAGCGGATCGAGGAGCTGCTGCGGCGCCAGCCGCTGATCACCTCCCCGGCCCAGCCCCAGCCTCTGCGGCAGCGGGGCAGGGGCGCCCTCGAGGCCCGGGGCCTGACGGTGCGCTACCCGGAGGCTCCGCGTCCCGCGCTGGTGGATGTGAGCTTCAGGCTCGAGCCCGGTGAACTGGTGGCCGTGGTGGGTCCGGTGGGCTGTGGCAAGACCACCCTGGCCCGGGCCATCGGCCGCATGGTGGACGTGGCACCGAACGAGCTCTGGCTCGACGGGGTGGACATCACCCGGCTGAGCCTGGAGGACCTTCGCGGCCAGGTGGCGCTCGTTCCCCAGGAGGGCTACCTGTTCACGGCCACCCTTGCCGACAACCTGCGCTACGGCGAGCCGGATGCGCCCATGCAGGCCGTCGAGACGGCGGCGCGGGAGGCCCGGCTGGAAGCGGACGTCAAGGGCTTTCCGGACGGTTACCGCACCCTGGTGGGGGAGCGCGGCATCACCCTCAGCGGAGGCCAGCGGCAGCGCACCGCCCTCGGCCGGGCCCTCCTGGTGGAGGCCCCGCTGCTGGTGCTCGACGACGCCCTGGCCAGCGTGGACAACACCACCGCGGCCCAGATCCTGCGCACCATCCGCAGCCAGGGCCAGCAGCAGGAAGGATCCAGGCCGGGCCGCACCATCCTGATGATCAGTCACCAGCTCTCGGCGGCCGCCGCCTGCGATCGGATCCTGGTGCTTGAGGCCGGGCGTCTGGTGCAGGAAGGCGACCACGAGACGCTGCTGGCGATGCCAGGCACCTACCGGCGGCTCTGGGCCAGGGAGCAGGCCACCGAACAACTGCGGGCGGCGGGCTGA
- the msrA gene encoding peptide-methionine (S)-S-oxide reductase MsrA codes for MVFGLFQKPATASGERLHAVLGTPIDAPVTAAQSDVLFGCGCFWGAEKGFWRLPGVVSTAVGYAGGALEDPSYQQVCSGRTGHAEVVRVVWDRQSVGFADLLKLFWECHDPTQGDRQGNDRGSQYRSAIYVSSDQDRVLAETSREAYQGLLSAAGHGSITTEIRRGVRFWSAETYHQQYLAKPGSRPYCSAQPTGVELSDFPGCDYKLPASVWQQYDWSIPHCVLRGDNAPISV; via the coding sequence GTGGTGTTCGGACTGTTCCAGAAGCCGGCGACAGCGTCGGGAGAGCGGCTCCACGCTGTGCTGGGAACCCCCATCGATGCCCCCGTCACCGCCGCCCAGTCCGACGTGCTGTTCGGCTGCGGCTGTTTCTGGGGGGCCGAGAAGGGGTTCTGGCGCCTGCCGGGGGTGGTGAGCACGGCCGTGGGTTACGCCGGCGGCGCGCTGGAGGATCCCAGCTACCAGCAGGTGTGCTCAGGCCGCACGGGCCATGCCGAGGTGGTGCGGGTGGTGTGGGACCGCCAGAGCGTCGGTTTCGCCGATCTGCTCAAGCTCTTCTGGGAATGCCATGACCCCACCCAGGGCGACCGGCAGGGCAACGACAGGGGATCGCAGTACCGCTCCGCCATCTACGTGAGCAGCGACCAGGATCGGGTGCTGGCCGAGACCAGCCGGGAGGCCTACCAGGGCCTGCTGAGCGCGGCCGGCCACGGCTCGATCACCACCGAGATCCGCCGCGGCGTTCGCTTCTGGTCGGCCGAGACGTACCACCAGCAGTACCTGGCCAAGCCCGGCAGCCGTCCCTACTGCTCGGCCCAGCCCACCGGCGTGGAGCTCAGCGACTTCCCCGGCTGTGACTACAAACTGCCGGCGTCCGTCTGGCAGCAGTACGACTGGTCCATCCCCCACTGCGTGCTGCGGGGAGACAACGCACCGATCAGCGTCTGA